atgatcTGAATAATGGTAAATTAATGTGCTTCATTTGAATGAATGCGTTGTTACGCTTAAGTCCCGCGGTCATTTAGCAGCAGATCTGGATCCGCTCGGCATCTTGAGGCAGGATACTACCGTCAGCAAAGATGGTCAAACCCGACGAGCAAACGAAGCTGTATTACGACAGCATTCGTCTTTTTTCGTTGGTAATTGCTTAAActgatttaatttctttatgtttaatcatgaaattgaaaaagattTAGATAATAACGAAATTGAAGAGAGATATCAATTATATTTAACGCATCAACGATTCAATGCCGCCGCATTGAAATTcggagttaatttttttcagatctTTCTTCCCAAATTAGTATTGACAACCGACCTGTCTGGCATATTTTTATCGAACTAAacgctttttatttaaattctagATTTTCGCAAATAGTTGCATAAGCAAAGTAGGGAGGGAGTTTTTTCTAGTTAGAAAATTTTACTTCAATTGAAgtattaatttattgtaatCGGGTTTCAGCCGAacagagatatacatatataattcctGTACACGCAGAAGTAGTTAatctagtatgtatgtatatgtacatatatttgtaaatattaaacCTATAATTTAATCTATGACCATTGTATCATGCTACATATCACATCACAGAATTTCATTCGCACCAGTTCAAAGTCATGTTGCTTATGTGCCTAATATATATTGTTATCATCCACCTTTTAAGatcatttaaaattagttttatttttaatttgttttatattgaaAGAGTTCGACTATTTTTAAATTGGTTTTAGTTTCGATAATGCTATCTtgagattttatattttttttatacatgaTACTTTCTATGTGATTATTTGTAATATCTCTCTGCCATCTACCACAAACATTTCttatctaaattaaaatatgtaaaaatggctacaaatttttttcaatgtgttTGTTCGTCAATGAAACCCCCACACACTTTTCAACCTTTCAAATAGATTCGAGGACATAATATTGCTCACCTCGACCCTCTAGAAATTAATGTCGCAGAATTGCCCGACAACTGCTCAACAAAAGCAATATACGCGAATTTCAGTTTCGGTAAGTAGGATACGcctaagaaacaaaaaataaatattaagctcAAAACGAATACGAATCCATTTGAATTTGAAGTCATTTAATAtcacaattaatattttatttaaaaatatttgtgtgtgcgtATATGTATAGTAGTTTGTTTTATTAAGTATTATTGCTTGTGttcatgcatatacatacatatgtatatatgtatgtctattatgtatatttttactaatgCTTGTGTATGTCGGTAACATTTTACTTAATTTGGGgcaaaaaaattagtatattagTATGATATATGTCTATATGAGAAGTAGAATTTTCTAGCTATATATTCATGACACACTAGTTACTAACTCATCCACTTTAATGGGTCGcagtatttgtaattaaaacatcgtagcttttgaaatattttataagccaTCATACTGCCTTAAAATGCTAAATATACACACTCATTGAATAACTTGCACTTATTACTATTCATTTGGAGTAAGAGTATTGTTCGGCAGGTCGTGAATTTTGTCTTACGTACAAAAAATTGCACCTTCAAACATCCCAATTATTTCTTCCTGAACTAAATGTTGCTATAGAGCATGTTATGTGAAAAATGATCTCCGGATTTCAAAGCCACCaataatatgtaaatgtttGATGTGTTAgtgtagaaaatatatatttgaaaaataaatgagtGACGTAATCGTCGATTAAATCGTAGGCGAGCAAGACATGGATCGGCCTTTCAAACTTCCCAGTACTACGTTCATAGGTGGAGATGAAACTACATTGCCTTTGCGGTAAGAATTTCTATATCCTTATCTCATTTCGAAAGTCAAACAAATTTCTTTCTAATTATATAGTGAGATTCTTAACCGTTTGGAAAATGTATATTGCAATAAAGTGGGCGTAGAATACATGTTCATTAACTCTTTGGAACAGTGCAATTGGATTAGAAAACGTTTTGAAACACCTGGAGTTATGAACTTTTCACCAGAACAGAAGCGTCTTATTCTAGCTCGATTAACTCGTGCTACAGGGTGAgtattacttacatatatgcaatgttattttgtttttgacgcactggatatatgtatgcaagtaaattattattaaatatagatTTGAGGCTTTTCTGGCCAAGAAATATTCATCTGAAAAACGTTTTGGTCTGGAGGGTGGAGAGATGCTTATACCGGCCATGAAAGAGGTGATTGATGTTTCCACGGAGCTGGGTGTCGAATCAGTAATTATGGGTATGCCTCATCGTGGACGCCTTAATGTTTTGGCTAACGTATGCCGTAAACCTTTACCCCAAATATTTACCCAGTTTGCTGGTTTGGAGGCAGCCGACGATGTAAGTAatgataaaattatataaattgatgttatgtaataagaaaattattataggGCTCTGGCGATGTTAAATATCATTTAGGAACCTATATAGAGCGTTTAAATCGcgtcacaaataaaaatataagactTGCCGTTGTAGCTAATCCTTCTCACTTGGAAGCATCATGCCCTGTGGTTCAGGGTAAGACACGTGCTGAACAATTTTACCGTGGTGATCAAGAAGGAAAAAAGGTTATGTCTATACTCTTGCACGGAGATGCAGCATTCTGTGGTCAAGGAGTTGTTTATGAAACAATGCACTTGTCTGATCTGCCCGATTACACCACACATGGCACCATCCATGTTGTAGTAAACAATCAAATCGGCTTTACAACTGATCCCCGTTTTTCACGCTCCTCACCTTACTGCACAGACGTTGCACGAGTTGTTAATGCACCAATTTTCCATGTGAATGCCGATGACCCAGAAGCTGTTGTGCATGTTAGTAGGGTGGCTGCTGAATGGCGTGCTACTTTCCATAAGGATGTCGTTATCGATTTGGTCAGTTACCGTCGCAATGGCCACAATGAGGTGGATGAGCCTATGTTTACGCAACCTCTGATGTACCAGAAGATTAGAAATCACAAAACTTGTTTAGAATTATATGCGAACAAACTCATTGCTGAAGGAACTGTTACTCCTGAAGAAGTGAAAGCCGTTGCAGAGAAGTACGATAAAATTTGTGAAGAGTCTTTGGAACTAGCAAAACAAGAAACTCACATCAAGGTAAaacaaaatcataataatatttaaaaattagtttgtttttaattaaaaatttattgcacaGTATAAAGATTGGCTAGATTCACCGTGGTCTGGTTTCTTCGAAGGTAAAGATCCCTTAAAAGTATCCCCAACTGGCGTTAAGGAGGAAACACTTATTCATATTGGTAATCGGTTTTCCTTGCCACCACCAAATGCTGCTGAGTTTGTCATCCACAAGTATGTACCTTTgattttaaatgtatatatttattatactcttttgtaaacatattaTAAACAAACATTCTTATTATAATTATAGAGGTTTACTTCGTGTGCTGGCTGCGCGTAAAGCGATGGTTGATGAACATATTGCTGACTGGGCCTTAGCGGAAGCAATGGCTTTTGGATCTTTACTTAAAGAAGGTATTCACGTGAGATTGTCTGGTCAGGATGTGGAGCGTGGTACATTCTCACATCGGCATCACGTTTTACATCATCAATTAGTGGACAAGGCTGTCTATAATCCTCTGCAGCACCTCTATCCAGATCAAGCGCCCTATTCAGTTTCAAATAGTTCTCTCTCCGAATTTGCAGTTTTGGGTTTTGAACATGGTTATTCAATGACAAACCCCAATGCCTTGGTGTTGTGGGAAGCTCAGTTTGGTGATTTTTGTAATACAGCTCAATGTATTATTGATCAATTTATCGCAAGTGGTCAAGCCAAATGGGTTCGTCAATCTGGATTGGTATGTCTTTTGCCACATGGCATGGAAGGTATGGGACCAGAACACTCTTCCGGTCGTCTAGAACGTTTCTTGAGCTTGTGTGCTGATGATCCTGATTATTTCCCACCCGAATCCGAAGAATTTGCTATTCGTCAATTGCATGACATAAATATGATTGTAGCGAATTGTTCGACACCTGCAAATTATTTCCACATTTTACGTCGTCAGATCGCTATGCCTTTCCGCAAGCCTTTGATTGTAATGACTCCCAAATCTTTGTTACGTCATCCATTGGCGAGAAGCCCTTTTAGGGAAATGGCAGAAAATAGCGAATTCAGGCGCGTGATTCCCGACGAGGGACCTGCCGCAGAAAACGGAGATAGTGTGAGAAAAGTTCTTTTCTGTACTGGACGTGTTTACTATGACTTGTTGAAGGCACGGGAGGACAAGAAATTGGAAAAAGAAATCGCTATTGTTCGTGTTGAGCAGGTTAAAAATCAGacacttttcttttattttaagatCTATCAggagtttttattttatgttgtttttttttagatatcacCTTTCCCATTCGATCTAGTTAAAGAACAAAGTAATATATATAAGAATGCAGATTTATTCTGGGTACAAGAAGAGCACAAGAACCAAGGAGCTTGGACATACGTGCAACCACGATTTTTAACCGCGCTTAACCACGATAAGGATGTTGggtgagtttttgttataacttaataatatattttttgttttcaaccattaagcatacattttttgtttacgaACATATTTTAACTGTTctgaaattaaatgtttttatagtAAGGAATCAGATTTTGatgtaaaagtaaattaatttgaaaatacaaattaaggCATCAGAATCGAATCACAAAACACCACCATGATTCAATCAACAATGGTTCTGTAATGAACAAATCGGCGTCCTAAGTCGAAAGTGTgtctttaatttcaaaacaaaatatcgaATATAGCATCCTTAATAttcgataaataaaaataaataacgaaaGTCCACTAgagattatacatatatgtatgtatgtatatattgcaagtttaaaataatgtaataaaaaaaagcatttgagATTTAACCTATTAAGCTTGTTGCTTTACAACTaacaacaaaaagagaaaaaattttatagttcAGTATACTGTATAACTTGATTTTCGAGACCGACCTTATTAAATAAGTGATAAGATTTCGAAACTAAAGGGAAGCACAAGATCACATTCTTTCCCTTTGCTCCTTACTTCCAAAATACTGTTGTATATCAGAAAATCTTCAATTACAACCGCTATTATTTACAGAACCTTTTATTATAGAATCATGGGATAGGTCTGTGTAATGTATTGTCTGTGACAatctatttttctttgaaacCATAAGATCCTCTAATAAATCTTAagttttaacaatatttatacatttggAAAAACTCTACCGATCGTCCATATGACATTCAAATTCACACATTTTCAGcacaaaattttctaattacATTCATACAAATAGTTCTAATCTATCCTATAATTCTCGCTGtggtatttaagtttttttcttagaaaaagCAGTTAAAGgcgaataatttttcaatataaaattgtagaaaataatACTGTATAGATATATAGTTATTCATGATCATATCTTACGTTTAAAAGATAAgttattagtaaattaatatttcgaaCAAAGTTGAATCTCATGCCACACTTTTTGACGAAAATAATATGAATGTTTTCGTGGCTTCCTGAATTTTTGTtccttatacatataataattgtttcagttaatttttttttgtttttttgttatgtataaattgaaaatgtgcttctgtaatattttatataaatattttcccaGTGCTTATTTTGAACTGACTCCCCCTACCTAATACTTCTTATTTTTCTACTAAAACTTTATCtgtataaaattatgtaaatacttTACTTGCGACTTAAATATGATCACTGCAAAAGACAGgggaataattttaaaatcgaGGTACCGAAAATCGAATGCAACAAATTCCATcctttgtgtgtgtatattattGTTACAGCTCTTCTAACCAGACAACAAGGCAAAGTGCCGACTCTTCTGCTCCCGATTCCGATTCGAAATCGAAACCGTGGTTGAGTCGAGTGTTCGCCAATGAAAAGGCTGCGGCCACCGAAGGCGATCAGAAACCAGTCGACTATTTCGATATGCGTGAAGTTCGTGATATGCAAGGCAATTTCAATAAGCCCGCTGGGATCCGAGACATTTCGCCAAAATACAACTTTGGACGTAAAATTAGGTGAGGAAAGGACGCAATACCTATCAAGATGTGCACATCTGCATATGTTGAGATCATGTGGGTATATGTGCCACAATCTTTTGCCTCCTATCTAAacttacataaaataatttattactttcggtttaaaagaaaaatattttatgacaaaatttcacatttcctGTGATATTATTTTACCTTTCGACTTTGATTATGACTgcgaaattagtaaaaattagttACTCTAAAATTTTGGCGAAAATGGTCTATTCAATTTCTAAGTGTTACTttgcaattaaagtttatataaagaaaagtcGATTAGTAATTAGCTTGAGTGTACATATTATATTGTCATTGTTGTAATTATGTGATATAACCACTTCATATATAGTAACCAACCATTAACATCCCAAATGTTTCGTTTTTGTGTTTCTGTTATATGAATGTTCCCCAAAATTGGTTTGCTGTTAGTGATATATTGTAGTACTTATGTCTGTtgaatctttttatttttattttttgctttatctgTGTTTCTGCAATATTTGTGTATGAATATACATTGCCATGCTAAacgaaattttaacaaataaataacccAATGGAATGTATCATATTGCCGAGCAGGGAATAATTTGCTCACTTCAAATATATGAAATGTGGTCATGAGCGGCGGCAATTCGATTATTTTATGAATGTCTTTGTCGAAAGATATTTAAACAGACAGACAAATTTATTAAcagaatatacacatacataaattcaataattgTGAAGTTATTCAAAATTATAGGGAAACGCGCTTTAGATCTCTATACTTATAAGAAGTCATATTATATTGACCATTAACAATTGGGGTGCCATTTAACTCACAAATCCAAACATGTCGTTCATTTCCATAGAATAAGGATCACTATGTAACGTATTTAGGtgtaattttacttaaaaattataacCTCGAATGACGGAGTCATTCCAATTATACAAAATCTGTTActttattcattaatttattaatgtaaACTTTTGCATGTTTGGAGTTGATTACTTCATTTAACTTTTAACCACTTGTCATATGTAGTATAGTTCCTTATTAGGTTCAAGCTATATATTTATGTCGCGATGTAAAAATTGGATAACACATTTGTTAGCAAGACTGATTCCAGTATTCATGttattgaaaattggatttgGTACAATTCTATCCAAATATCAGTTTACCTATATCGAaaggtttaaattgaaaatattcgttCAGTACTTTTAACTTGTGTACCTAACATTTCAAAGAGCTGTACAatgattatttatttagaaatagtTTTTCAAGCTGTTCAGTATTCTCATGccgacataaaaatataaagctaTGGACCATcaatgttattattatatattttatacatgaatttaaaaactaaacattaattgtattttttcctCTCTGCCATTCTTATGTATCCTCATTCCCATTTCCTTAATCCCCATTACAATTTCCTTCACTCCCATTACCATTCTCTTAATCCCTTTTAACCTTTGCACAAAATACGATTGTGCAATTATCCAacttttatttgttgtattataGCTATATTGGAAGACCATGCAGTGCTTCGGCAGCTACAGGATCTAAGGTGCAACACACTCGTGAGCTGAATGCATTGCTCAACGATGCTACGACTGTCTAAGCAACCAAATAGGGCCTGATATACGACTAAGCCAAGAACCAGACAGATATTTCAGCCAAAAACTCATCTTAAAACCGCGTTTTTGCACACATCAattaactgttaattttttcgactaccagacaagaccaaaataaattatttttgcttgcGATATTTGTAGATAAATGTATTAGATAAACcgctaattaaaaaaagtgcatTAGTTAATGTCATAAACTTGTGAAGACGTCTCGACCTTCGTAAAACTAAGAAAtgttaaaacatacatacgtatttgaAAATGCAAGCAGATCAGTAGATCTCCGAAAGGAGTAGagctaaaaacaagaaaaacgataAACTCTGTGTAACATAAGATGAATAACAAAGAAGCAAAACATCAGGGATATGTGTATTACTTACTTATTAATTATTCTTAAAGTTTTTTgttgcacataaatatatatgtatcttcaTATGAATAATTATGATTTTAAAGGGATTACTTTTAACGAATTTATTATTGCCGTTTAAagttaattgttttattatgaTATTATCTCAGTTGAATTAGCTTgcgagtttaaaaaaaaataatataatatctcCCTTTGCAATTAgaagaacatatgtacatacaaaaactCGGTTTTCATAAACCGCTTATACATTCTTAAATTGTTCtatgatttaattttgaaaattaattgtgCCTATAAATGAAAAGCGTCCTACAGTTTTGATTTCtcgactttatttattttatcactttttgTGTTACATTGTTATTAAGTCTACATAATGGTATGGAATAAACAATACGAAACTATTTAGAAATGCATGGATATCCTAATACTTTCGCACAAAAACTTACTGAATAGAGGTTATAGTGAAATAAAATAGGTAGGTATTGACAAATGgcgtattataatttttgttgaactGAATATTTCTTGAAACATCGTCAACGCCAAACAATGTAAGTTACTATCTTCTCATTTTGGTTTAGAAGCAACGGGAAAGGACTCACCCCTTAGttgtttcaatattatttatgcaattaatataatattatattatataatattttgtgtaatatattaatatactattgttcaattcacaacctgccgtaaagcatcgtaaaatcgtaaaattataaatttttacacttgtttttttttttttataattttacgatgctttacgacaggttgtgaattgaacatgTAGGAATTGAGATTACGACAATTTCGTTACGCTATTCTCTTTGGTTCGCGTTTGacagaaaatataatatgaaaattgagcaaaacaaacaaacgaaGAATGTAACAACATGCATTTTTATAAGATTCGAATCATTAATTCTTCAGGGTTTCAATcttttgatgaatatttttttttttaaaacaataaattcatCTTTTATAGATTTTTCAACTAGTGTTCGACAAAATTTTAAGCCTTACTGCATGAATGCCTATTCGACagtgtccagtaagaactcctacaattgcggcaagatgaactCTGCTCAGagcaagtagttcagtagaACACTTGCGTTCCACTCTAGGCCAGAAGGACCTCGTTTTTTGTTAAAAGGAATGATGTCGCTCCTCGCGTTccttataacatatgtatgtaatgaaaTTCTTCTCTAAGGTTAACTATATTACAtgtcgtcacctgaaatgcaaactaacgtaacaatattttcggaaatttacagtggcatgaatgaaacgcgaaataaaatggaatatgagtgaaacaaaattataacattggttaaaactggtttatatctgaccgcagaacctgaaaatgttgaacgtatgtaatattatgtacatatgtaaatttaagtagtgaagcgtaagtcataagacactcaatttcgaattttttgataatacgttattttgcatttcaggtgacgaaatGTATAACCTTTAATATATGTGAATAAAATGACTGAAATTTAGGGAACATGTTTTCCTAAGGTTAAGTTTGTatagtattatataaataacagTAAGAGTAGCTGTAATacaattatcataaatatgtaaagtggTTACGAatcagtaaaaaattattgactTCATCGTACAGTTTCCTCCCGGCgatcaacaaaataatataagattttataaaaaaggttAAGTATTCACGGACCATGTGTAAAGTGCGCAGTATGCGAATGCAACCTGTTCGAGAAAGCAAGCCTGATATTTTTGCCCAAATTGAAAGTTCGGTTTAAATATTAGTTTATAAAATTGtgcgaaaataaattaatagtgTTTAAAGAGAGAATAGGGCATATATAATAGAACTGCTTAAGATCAGAGCCCTTCCTGCGTACCATTGCAAAGTTAGTATTAGATATTATAAGTACATAAAATGGACATTACTAATTAGTTCCTTGCGATAGGTTACCGATGTTCTCTcgtaatgtatatatattattgatcGTATATGTTTTATACAATCCGATCTGCAAACCAACGTTTATGAAGTAACATCAGGCGATAGATTTgtggtttgaaattttaataaaactattaaTTTGTCAGAGATTGTTTAAAAACTGACTTTGCTTTTGAACTCGAAAAACTACCATATGAATTGAAATTATACAAATGAGCTTTAggtttggaaattttttgtcGATATCAGCtcaattcaataaaaaacgGTTTCGGTTGAAGTATCAAACTTAAACTCTTTTGTGTTATAGCGGTTTTCAACTTTGTGCTGAGGTTTTGTGAAGTATCAAAAATCCAAAACTACTAAGCAGTTGTAGTTGAACATTACTGCATttatttaggaaaaatattaatagaaaatagaaaattaataaaaaaactattttatataaaaatttaaactgtgAGGAGCTTTTTCTTTTACCTCACGCTATTACTTTCAATCAAAAAGCGCTTACTCTTCAACTTATTGAATATGAGTTAAGTAAAACTCACCGCATAACTATTAttctgtaaaataaataaaattaggtAGAAGTTCAACTCTTATTTTGCGGCTTCGTTAATCTGAAAATTGAGTATACGTTACCttttaaatcctcttttttatcgtatatacaataaatatgcCAATTTTCAGTGGTTTGGCGATAACTTCAACCACATACATTTTTCGCAAAACTTGGCaccaatttttgtttcatttgctttgtttttttttcaaaagattccCAAAAATGTGTGCCTCACCCAACAAAACATTCTTGAAAAAGAAAACGACAGAGGACACGAGtgctttttttataataatatatgtatgaaagctTACAGATATAGATACaaggtgtatatatgtatatacaatattatataaacacTTAGTATACAAGAGCATGTGTCTtactaacaagtaaggaagggctatgtTTCGGTGCAAAAACGTgcaaacgtcaaccagaggagaCGATGTGAGATAACTCACATTTCGCCGATATACATATGCcgtataaagtcacccgaaagttcaaaaatcatttttcacaCACAGACGTACCTTTGACAGGAAAggattgaatttaaattatatatctcactCACTGACCGATTTTTAAGATATGTGATTTCGCCTAAAAGTGGATTAGCCACGCCCATTGTCAAATTTTTACCCCGGCTCCTATAAAACCCTCTAATACTATCTCAGGTGTAAAATAGTATGACTCCGTCACGCTAAGTTTTTGATTTATCACAATTTTAGtactttttaacagtaccgttggGTGGAGAGTGGACGGAGTTATCTTCCggtttcatccattttcacagtgTCGGCGTTCATAAGTAATTTTTCCTGATCAAATTCGGTATTGTAGCTTAAGGGTTTTGGAAGAAATGTGCACTAAACCAATTAGAGGGCGAAACCACACCCATTATCTATCTCGAATAGTTTTAGGTGATCaaagctattatactctgtaggaACATGCTGCAAAGGTATAAAATGCATGCAatactatgtacataaattaactTGATATAAGTTCATAAGTACGGAAAAACATgttaacatatttatgtaccaTAGATACATatcatcacctaaaatgcaaaataacgtatgatcaaaaaattcgaaattgagtgtttcATTGATTACAAtccactacttcaaattacatacatacatataaatacatatgaccAAAATTTTTAGGTTCTGCTATCAGATATAACCctgttttaaccaatatttaaatttttttttcactcatccTCCATTTTATAATGAAAGAATAA
This genomic stretch from Bactrocera dorsalis isolate Fly_Bdor chromosome 5, ASM2337382v1, whole genome shotgun sequence harbors:
- the LOC105232789 gene encoding 2-oxoglutarate dehydrogenase-like, mitochondrial isoform X2, with product MHRAHTAFNLVLSPIAQRNFATWLLKDGNSKVWKNSTILATIRAYSSAPAEQFASGTSATYVEEMYNSWLRDPTSVHTSWDAYFRSNSYNAPPDFQPVQRNLVPLSSGVSALSSGGAIDSKTIEDHLAVQAIIRSYQIRGHNIAHLDPLEINVAELPDNCSTKAIYANFSFGEQDMDRPFKLPSTTFIGGDETTLPLREILNRLENVYCNKVGVEYMFINSLEQCNWIRKRFETPGVMNFSPEQKRLILARLTRATGFEAFLAKKYSSEKRFGLEGGEMLIPAMKEVIDVSTELGVESVIMGMPHRGRLNVLANVCRKPLPQIFTQFAGLEAADDGSGDVKYHLGTYIERLNRVTNKNIRLAVVANPSHLEASCPVVQGKTRAEQFYRGDQEGKKVMSILLHGDAAFCGQGVVYETMHLSDLPDYTTHGTIHVVVNNQIGFTTDPRFSRSSPYCTDVARVVNAPIFHVNADDPEAVVHVSRVAAEWRATFHKDVVIDLVSYRRNGHNEVDEPMFTQPLMYQKIRNHKTCLELYANKLIAEGTVTPEEVKAVAEKYDKICEESLELAKQETHIKYKDWLDSPWSGFFEGKDPLKVSPTGVKEETLIHIGNRFSLPPPNAAEFVIHKGLLRVLAARKAMVDEHIADWALAEAMAFGSLLKEGIHVRLSGQDVERGTFSHRHHVLHHQLVDKAVYNPLQHLYPDQAPYSVSNSSLSEFAVLGFEHGYSMTNPNALVLWEAQFGDFCNTAQCIIDQFIASGQAKWVRQSGLVCLLPHGMEGMGPEHSSGRLERFLSLCADDPDYFPPESEEFAIRQLHDINMIVANCSTPANYFHILRRQIAMPFRKPLIVMTPKSLLRHPLARSPFREMAENSEFRRVIPDEGPAAENGDSVRKVLFCTGRVYYDLLKAREDKKLEKEIAIVRVEQISPFPFDLVKEQSNIYKNADLFWVQEEHKNQGAWTYVQPRFLTALNHDKDVGSSNQTTRQSADSSAPDSDSKSKPWLSRVFANEKAAATEGDQKPVDYFDMREVRDMQGNFNKPAGIRDISPKYNFGRKISYIGRPCSASAATGSKVQHTRELNALLNDATTV
- the LOC105232789 gene encoding 2-oxoglutarate dehydrogenase-like, mitochondrial isoform X1, whose protein sequence is MHRAHTAFNLVLSPIAQRNFATWLLKDGNSKVWKNSTILATIRAYSSAPAEQFASGTSATYVEEMYNSWLRDPTSVHTSWDAYFRSNSYNAPPDFQPVQRNLVPLSSGVSALSSGGAIDSKTIEDHLAVQAIIRSYQSRGHLAADLDPLGILRQDTTVSKDGQTRRANEAVLRQHSSFFVGEQDMDRPFKLPSTTFIGGDETTLPLREILNRLENVYCNKVGVEYMFINSLEQCNWIRKRFETPGVMNFSPEQKRLILARLTRATGFEAFLAKKYSSEKRFGLEGGEMLIPAMKEVIDVSTELGVESVIMGMPHRGRLNVLANVCRKPLPQIFTQFAGLEAADDGSGDVKYHLGTYIERLNRVTNKNIRLAVVANPSHLEASCPVVQGKTRAEQFYRGDQEGKKVMSILLHGDAAFCGQGVVYETMHLSDLPDYTTHGTIHVVVNNQIGFTTDPRFSRSSPYCTDVARVVNAPIFHVNADDPEAVVHVSRVAAEWRATFHKDVVIDLVSYRRNGHNEVDEPMFTQPLMYQKIRNHKTCLELYANKLIAEGTVTPEEVKAVAEKYDKICEESLELAKQETHIKYKDWLDSPWSGFFEGKDPLKVSPTGVKEETLIHIGNRFSLPPPNAAEFVIHKGLLRVLAARKAMVDEHIADWALAEAMAFGSLLKEGIHVRLSGQDVERGTFSHRHHVLHHQLVDKAVYNPLQHLYPDQAPYSVSNSSLSEFAVLGFEHGYSMTNPNALVLWEAQFGDFCNTAQCIIDQFIASGQAKWVRQSGLVCLLPHGMEGMGPEHSSGRLERFLSLCADDPDYFPPESEEFAIRQLHDINMIVANCSTPANYFHILRRQIAMPFRKPLIVMTPKSLLRHPLARSPFREMAENSEFRRVIPDEGPAAENGDSVRKVLFCTGRVYYDLLKAREDKKLEKEIAIVRVEQISPFPFDLVKEQSNIYKNADLFWVQEEHKNQGAWTYVQPRFLTALNHDKDVGSSNQTTRQSADSSAPDSDSKSKPWLSRVFANEKAAATEGDQKPVDYFDMREVRDMQGNFNKPAGIRDISPKYNFGRKISYIGRPCSASAATGSKVQHTRELNALLNDATTV
- the LOC105232789 gene encoding 2-oxoglutarate dehydrogenase complex component E1 isoform X3 codes for the protein MHRAHTAFNLVLSPIAQRNFATWLLKDGNSKVWKNSTILATIRAYSSAPAEQFASGTSATYVEEMYNSWLRDPTSVHTSWDAYFRSNSYNAPPDFQPVQRNLVPLSSGVSALSSGGAIDSKTIEDHLAVQAIIRSYQSRGHLAADLDPLGILRQDTTVSKDGQTRRANEAVLRQHSSFFVGEQDMDRPFKLPSTTFIGGDETTLPLREILNRLENVYCNKVGVEYMFINSLEQCNWIRKRFETPGVMNFSPEQKRLILARLTRATGFEAFLAKKYSSEKRFGLEGGEMLIPAMKEVIDVSTELGVESVIMGMPHRGRLNVLANVCRKPLPQIFTQFAGLEAADDGSGDVKYHLGTYIERLNRVTNKNIRLAVVANPSHLEASCPVVQGKTRAEQFYRGDQEGKKVMSILLHGDAAFCGQGVVYETMHLSDLPDYTTHGTIHVVVNNQIGFTTDPRFSRSSPYCTDVARVVNAPIFHVNADDPEAVVHVSRVAAEWRATFHKDVVIDLVSYRRNGHNEVDEPMFTQPLMYQKIRNHKTCLELYANKLIAEGTVTPEEVKAVAEKYDKICEESLELAKQETHIKYKDWLDSPWSGFFEGKDPLKVSPTGVKEETLIHIGNRFSLPPPNAAEFVIHKGLLRVLAARKAMVDEHIADWALAEAMAFGSLLKEGIHVRLSGQDVERGTFSHRHHVLHHQLVDKAVYNPLQHLYPDQAPYSVSNSSLSEFAVLGFEHGYSMTNPNALVLWEAQFGDFCNTAQCIIDQFIASGQAKWVRQSGLVCLLPHGMEGMGPEHSSGRLERFLSLCADDPDYFPPESEEFAIRQLHDINMIVANCSTPANYFHILRRQIAMPFRKPLIVMTPKSLLRHPLARSPFREMAENSEFRRVIPDEGPAAENGDSVRKVLFCTGRVYYDLLKAREDKKLEKEIAIVRVEQISPFPFDLVKEQSNIYKNADLFWVQEEHKNQGAWTYVQPRFLTALNHDKDVGYIGRPCSASAATGSKVQHTRELNALLNDATTV